In a genomic window of Rhododendron vialii isolate Sample 1 chromosome 12a, ASM3025357v1:
- the LOC131310083 gene encoding MLP-like protein 423: protein MAAAGKLDVEVVLKTSADKFWETIRDSSTVFPKALPHQYKSIQVLEGDGKSVGSVRLIHYAEASSIVTFAKEKIDAVDEEKKILSYSVIEGDLLKFYKSFKATLTVSAKGEGSSVIWVSEYEKASDEIPDPSIIRDFAVDNFAKLDAYLKA from the exons ATGGCTGCCGCTGGAAAGCTTGATGTCGAGGTGGTGCTGAAGACCAGTGCAGACAAGTTCTGGGAGACCATTAGGGACTCCTCGACCGTGTTCCCCAAGGCCTTGCCTCACCAGTACAAAAGCATCCAAGTCCTTGAAGGGGATGGCAAGTCTGTGGGCTCTGTTCGCCTTATTCATTATGCTGAAG CGTCATCCATTGTGACATTTGCAAAGGAGAAGATTGATGCGGTGGACGAAGAAAAGAAGATATTATCTTACAGCGTGATCGAAGGGGACCTGCTGAAATTCTACAAGAGCTTCAAGGCCACACTGACGGTGAGCGCAAAGGGAGAAGGGAGTTCGGTGATATGGGTATCCGAGTACGAGAAGGCAAGCGATGAGATTCCCGATCCGAGCATCATCCGAGACTTTGCGGTCGACAACTTCGCAAAGCTTGATGCCTATCTCAAGGCATAG
- the LOC131310084 gene encoding WAT1-related protein At3g28050-like isoform X1, with protein sequence MGMKDAVPYLGMVGVQFIQVGLIVAIKEATSSGMTKFTFVSYYNALSSLILLPTSFLIHRSTRPPITFSLLCKFFLLAVFGCIANVTGNAAIEITPASFTSAILNLVPGFTFILAVIFRMEVVHYRSSSTQAKSIGTLVLIVGALVVTLYKGPSLLTKPSHRNISQRFRIQQETNLITGGVLLVIDCLASSAFTIAQALLLKECNAELIIVFFYCFFVAIMCAILSLVFDRDLAAWSLRPPVRMLAVLYAGFIGSAAQVSIGIWCLKKRGPLFVAVFHPLGIIISAAVGILFLGDIMYLGSLVGSIIIVAGFYSVMWGKANERKVFEDEVSSLDESTSEEAPLLQKH encoded by the exons ATGGGGATGAAGGATGCAGTGCCGTATCTGGGTATGGTTGGTGTGCAGTTTATACAGGTGGGGCTGATTGTTGCGATCAAGGAAGCCACTTCAAGTGGAATGACCAAATTCACCTTCGTCTCTTACTACAATGCTCTCTCCTCCCTCATTCTTCTTCCTACATCCTTTCTCATTCACAG ATCAACTCGGCCCCCAATCACTTTCTCACTCCTCTGCAAATTTTTCTTGCTTGCCGTGTTTGG TTGCATAGCAAATGTAACTGGTAATGCTGCAATTGAGATCACTCCAGCATCATTTACGTCGGCGATTCTCAACCTGGTCCCAGGTTTTACATTCATACTTGCTGTCATTTTCAG GATGGAAGTAGTTCATTATAGAAGCTCAAGTACCCAGGCTAAATCCATTGGAACTCTAGTTTTAATTGTTGGGGCTCTCGTTGTGACTCTCTACAAGGGGCCTTCACTTCTGACGAAGCCCTCACATCGAAACATCTCCCAACGATTTCGGATTCAACAAGAGACAAATCTGATCACTGGAGGGGTGCTCCTTGTTATAGATTGTCTGGCTTCTTCAGCGTTTACTATTGCACAG GCATTGCTCCTTAAGGAATGTAATGCAGAGCTGATTATAGTCTTCTTCTACTGCTTCTTTGTGGCCATTATGTGTGCAATTTTGTCTTTGGTTTTTGATCGAGACTTAGCTGCTTGGAGCTTACGACCTCCGGTTAGGATGCTTGCTGTTCTTTACGCT GGATTCATTGGTTCTGCAGCCCAAGTAAGCATTGGTATATGGTGTCTGAAGAAGAGGGGGCCTCTCTTTGTTGCTGTATTTCACCCCTTAGGGATTATCATTTCAGCTGCAGTGGGCATCCTCTTCTTAGGTGATATCATGTATTTGGGAAG TTTGGTGGGATCAATTATTATTGTCGCAGGATTTTACTCTGTTATGTGGGGAAAAGCCAATGAACGGAAAGTGTTCGAGGACGAGGTAAGCAGCTTGGATGAATCAACCAGTGAAGAGGCCCCTCTCTTGCAAAAACATTAA
- the LOC131310084 gene encoding WAT1-related protein At5g40230-like isoform X2, with amino-acid sequence MGMKDAVPYLGMVGVQFIQVGLIVAIKEATSSGMTKFTFVSYYNALSSLILLPTSFLIHSCIANVTGNAAIEITPASFTSAILNLVPGFTFILAVIFRMEVVHYRSSSTQAKSIGTLVLIVGALVVTLYKGPSLLTKPSHRNISQRFRIQQETNLITGGVLLVIDCLASSAFTIAQALLLKECNAELIIVFFYCFFVAIMCAILSLVFDRDLAAWSLRPPVRMLAVLYAGFIGSAAQVSIGIWCLKKRGPLFVAVFHPLGIIISAAVGILFLGDIMYLGSLVGSIIIVAGFYSVMWGKANERKVFEDEVSSLDESTSEEAPLLQKH; translated from the exons ATGGGGATGAAGGATGCAGTGCCGTATCTGGGTATGGTTGGTGTGCAGTTTATACAGGTGGGGCTGATTGTTGCGATCAAGGAAGCCACTTCAAGTGGAATGACCAAATTCACCTTCGTCTCTTACTACAATGCTCTCTCCTCCCTCATTCTTCTTCCTACATCCTTTCTCATTCACAG TTGCATAGCAAATGTAACTGGTAATGCTGCAATTGAGATCACTCCAGCATCATTTACGTCGGCGATTCTCAACCTGGTCCCAGGTTTTACATTCATACTTGCTGTCATTTTCAG GATGGAAGTAGTTCATTATAGAAGCTCAAGTACCCAGGCTAAATCCATTGGAACTCTAGTTTTAATTGTTGGGGCTCTCGTTGTGACTCTCTACAAGGGGCCTTCACTTCTGACGAAGCCCTCACATCGAAACATCTCCCAACGATTTCGGATTCAACAAGAGACAAATCTGATCACTGGAGGGGTGCTCCTTGTTATAGATTGTCTGGCTTCTTCAGCGTTTACTATTGCACAG GCATTGCTCCTTAAGGAATGTAATGCAGAGCTGATTATAGTCTTCTTCTACTGCTTCTTTGTGGCCATTATGTGTGCAATTTTGTCTTTGGTTTTTGATCGAGACTTAGCTGCTTGGAGCTTACGACCTCCGGTTAGGATGCTTGCTGTTCTTTACGCT GGATTCATTGGTTCTGCAGCCCAAGTAAGCATTGGTATATGGTGTCTGAAGAAGAGGGGGCCTCTCTTTGTTGCTGTATTTCACCCCTTAGGGATTATCATTTCAGCTGCAGTGGGCATCCTCTTCTTAGGTGATATCATGTATTTGGGAAG TTTGGTGGGATCAATTATTATTGTCGCAGGATTTTACTCTGTTATGTGGGGAAAAGCCAATGAACGGAAAGTGTTCGAGGACGAGGTAAGCAGCTTGGATGAATCAACCAGTGAAGAGGCCCCTCTCTTGCAAAAACATTAA
- the LOC131310084 gene encoding WAT1-related protein At3g28050-like isoform X3, which translates to MGMKDAVPYLGMVGVQFIQVGLIVAIKEATSSGMTKFTFVSYYNALSSLILLPTSFLIHRSTRPPITFSLLCKFFLLAVFGCIANVTGNAAIEITPASFTSAILNLVPGFTFILAVIFRMEVVHYRSSSTQAKSIGTLVLIVGALVVTLYKGPSLLTKPSHRNISQRFRIQQETNLITGGVLLVIDCLASSAFTIAQGFIGSAAQVSIGIWCLKKRGPLFVAVFHPLGIIISAAVGILFLGDIMYLGSLVGSIIIVAGFYSVMWGKANERKVFEDEVSSLDESTSEEAPLLQKH; encoded by the exons ATGGGGATGAAGGATGCAGTGCCGTATCTGGGTATGGTTGGTGTGCAGTTTATACAGGTGGGGCTGATTGTTGCGATCAAGGAAGCCACTTCAAGTGGAATGACCAAATTCACCTTCGTCTCTTACTACAATGCTCTCTCCTCCCTCATTCTTCTTCCTACATCCTTTCTCATTCACAG ATCAACTCGGCCCCCAATCACTTTCTCACTCCTCTGCAAATTTTTCTTGCTTGCCGTGTTTGG TTGCATAGCAAATGTAACTGGTAATGCTGCAATTGAGATCACTCCAGCATCATTTACGTCGGCGATTCTCAACCTGGTCCCAGGTTTTACATTCATACTTGCTGTCATTTTCAG GATGGAAGTAGTTCATTATAGAAGCTCAAGTACCCAGGCTAAATCCATTGGAACTCTAGTTTTAATTGTTGGGGCTCTCGTTGTGACTCTCTACAAGGGGCCTTCACTTCTGACGAAGCCCTCACATCGAAACATCTCCCAACGATTTCGGATTCAACAAGAGACAAATCTGATCACTGGAGGGGTGCTCCTTGTTATAGATTGTCTGGCTTCTTCAGCGTTTACTATTGCACAG GGATTCATTGGTTCTGCAGCCCAAGTAAGCATTGGTATATGGTGTCTGAAGAAGAGGGGGCCTCTCTTTGTTGCTGTATTTCACCCCTTAGGGATTATCATTTCAGCTGCAGTGGGCATCCTCTTCTTAGGTGATATCATGTATTTGGGAAG TTTGGTGGGATCAATTATTATTGTCGCAGGATTTTACTCTGTTATGTGGGGAAAAGCCAATGAACGGAAAGTGTTCGAGGACGAGGTAAGCAGCTTGGATGAATCAACCAGTGAAGAGGCCCCTCTCTTGCAAAAACATTAA
- the LOC131310085 gene encoding xyloglucan O-acetyltransferase 1-like isoform X1 gives MLSTDQFKEQSFSIAKKLVSWASFALLSLALFTLYFFTIPSSHFTAEELLLNSSIISATPTINSSSSSSSSSSSSSPPPREEERTNVQTTCDYSNGTWVPDKMGPLYNGTSCGTISDSQNCMIHGRPDLGYLDWRWKPHQCNIPRFEPQTFLQILRNKHLAFVGDTMSRNQVESLICMLATVSTPRLLYSYSDNDKYIRQKFRRWYFPSHNVSISAYWSPFLVHAIGKTDSVNYNRVYLDSLDERWASYLDQMDIIFLSPGHWFLQPAVYFDGNSTLGCHMCTGQNYAEVGFYDVFGKILKITLNTIVESRGGSTNGIGVIMTTFSPQHFEGERDEFGACPKTRPFEEGEKKVEGMDAELRRIEVEEMEAVKENAKKFGKRIRLEVLDVTKLSLLRGDGHPGPHLFASPFANNGTEERVQNDCVNWCLPGPVDTWNEILLHLMKRWDLG, from the exons ATGCTTTCAACTGACCAATTCAAAGAGCAATCTTTCTCTATCGCAAAGAAGCTCGTATCCTGGGCCTCATTTGCTCTCCTTTCCCTAGCTCTTTTTACCTTGTATTTTTTCACCATACCCTCCTCCCACTTTACAGCTGAGGAGCTTCTTCTAAACAGCTCCATTATCAGTGCGACTCCAACAATCAactcctcatcatcatcatcatcatcatcatcttcttcttccccccCACCAAGAG AAGAGGAGAGGACTAATGTCCAAACTACATGCGACTACAGCAATGGAACATGGGTCCCTGACAAAATGGGCCCTTTGTACAATGGTACAAGCTGTGGTACAATTTCTGATTCCCAGAATTGCATGATTCACGGGAGGCCTGACTTGGGTTACCTCGATTGGAGGTGGAAACCCCATCAATGCAACATTCCCAGGTTTGAGCCCCAAACATTTCTCCAAATCCTAAGGAACAAACATTTGGCTTTTGTGGGTGATACCATGAGTAGAAACCAAGTGGAGTCTCTCATTTGTATGTTAGCTACCGTCTCTACTCCTCGACTTTTGTACAGTTATAGCGACAATGATAAGTATATCCGGCAAAAGTTTCGTCGATGGTACTTCCCTTCTCACAATGTCAGTATATCAGCTTATTGGTCACCATTTCTCGTACACGCAATCGGAAAAACAGATAGTGTGAACTACAATAGAGTCTACTTGGATTCTTTGGATGAGCGGTGGGCGTCATATTTGGATCAGATGGATATTATTTTCCTATCACCGGGACATTGGTTCCTACAACCGGCTGTTTATTTTGACGGTAATTCTACACTGGGTTGCCATATGTGCACAGGCCAAAATTACGCTGAAGTTGGATTTTATGATGTATTCGGGAAAATACTCAAGATTACCCTCAACACGATAGTCGAAAGCCGGGGTGGGAGTACGAATGGCATCGGCGTAATCATGACTACTTTTTCACCCCAGCATTTTGAAGGCGAGCGGGACGAGTTTGGGGCGTGTCCCAAGACTCGGCCTTTTGAGGAGGGAGAGAAGAAGGTTGAAGGGATGGATGCGGAGCTGAGAAGAATAGAGGTAGAAGAAATGGAAGCGGTGAAAGAAAACGCGAAGAAATTCGGAAAACGAATAAGGCTGGAAGTTTTGGATGTGACAAAATTATCACTATTGAGAGGAGATGGGCACCCTGGGCCTCATCTGTTTGCTAGTCCATTTGCTAATAATGGAACTGAAGAGAGAGTGCAAAATGATTGTGTCAACTGGTGCTTACCGGGACCAGTTGATACATGGAACGAGATTTTGTTGCATCTGATGAAGAGATGGGACCTCGGCTGA
- the LOC131310085 gene encoding xyloglucan O-acetyltransferase 1-like isoform X2 gives MLSTDQFKEQSFSIAKKLVSWASFALLSLALFTLYFFTIPSSHFTAEELLLNSSIISATPTINSSSSSSSSSSSSSPPPREEERTNVQTTCDYSNGTWVPDKMGPLYNGTSCGTISDSQNCMIHGRPDLGYLDWRWKPHQCNIPSYSDNDKYIRQKFRRWYFPSHNVSISAYWSPFLVHAIGKTDSVNYNRVYLDSLDERWASYLDQMDIIFLSPGHWFLQPAVYFDGNSTLGCHMCTGQNYAEVGFYDVFGKILKITLNTIVESRGGSTNGIGVIMTTFSPQHFEGERDEFGACPKTRPFEEGEKKVEGMDAELRRIEVEEMEAVKENAKKFGKRIRLEVLDVTKLSLLRGDGHPGPHLFASPFANNGTEERVQNDCVNWCLPGPVDTWNEILLHLMKRWDLG, from the exons ATGCTTTCAACTGACCAATTCAAAGAGCAATCTTTCTCTATCGCAAAGAAGCTCGTATCCTGGGCCTCATTTGCTCTCCTTTCCCTAGCTCTTTTTACCTTGTATTTTTTCACCATACCCTCCTCCCACTTTACAGCTGAGGAGCTTCTTCTAAACAGCTCCATTATCAGTGCGACTCCAACAATCAactcctcatcatcatcatcatcatcatcatcttcttcttccccccCACCAAGAG AAGAGGAGAGGACTAATGTCCAAACTACATGCGACTACAGCAATGGAACATGGGTCCCTGACAAAATGGGCCCTTTGTACAATGGTACAAGCTGTGGTACAATTTCTGATTCCCAGAATTGCATGATTCACGGGAGGCCTGACTTGGGTTACCTCGATTGGAGGTGGAAACCCCATCAATGCAACATTCCCAG TTATAGCGACAATGATAAGTATATCCGGCAAAAGTTTCGTCGATGGTACTTCCCTTCTCACAATGTCAGTATATCAGCTTATTGGTCACCATTTCTCGTACACGCAATCGGAAAAACAGATAGTGTGAACTACAATAGAGTCTACTTGGATTCTTTGGATGAGCGGTGGGCGTCATATTTGGATCAGATGGATATTATTTTCCTATCACCGGGACATTGGTTCCTACAACCGGCTGTTTATTTTGACGGTAATTCTACACTGGGTTGCCATATGTGCACAGGCCAAAATTACGCTGAAGTTGGATTTTATGATGTATTCGGGAAAATACTCAAGATTACCCTCAACACGATAGTCGAAAGCCGGGGTGGGAGTACGAATGGCATCGGCGTAATCATGACTACTTTTTCACCCCAGCATTTTGAAGGCGAGCGGGACGAGTTTGGGGCGTGTCCCAAGACTCGGCCTTTTGAGGAGGGAGAGAAGAAGGTTGAAGGGATGGATGCGGAGCTGAGAAGAATAGAGGTAGAAGAAATGGAAGCGGTGAAAGAAAACGCGAAGAAATTCGGAAAACGAATAAGGCTGGAAGTTTTGGATGTGACAAAATTATCACTATTGAGAGGAGATGGGCACCCTGGGCCTCATCTGTTTGCTAGTCCATTTGCTAATAATGGAACTGAAGAGAGAGTGCAAAATGATTGTGTCAACTGGTGCTTACCGGGACCAGTTGATACATGGAACGAGATTTTGTTGCATCTGATGAAGAGATGGGACCTCGGCTGA